GCAACTACTCCATAAATTAGAGCTAATAAGCTTGTCTTTCTATGAGTTAACATGAACAAATATAAAGGATCATACCTATTTCATAGAATATgtcattcacatttatggcagttTTAGCAGAGGTTTCCATGAATAAAAGTCCATTCTCTTCGGCATATGTCCGTGCTTCCTGCGATGAAAAGACTAAAAGActgttttgcatttcttttgcaaaaaaatatattttaaaagaaaaacattCATCACCAAACTACAAGCCCATGAAAAAACTAAAGAATGGACAGCCACGTACAAATTAAAGTTTACGTAAGATAAGAAAGCATCAATTAAGAGGATGTTTATCTCTGCAAATGGTTGAATACCAGAATCTAATCAACAGATATGAATAGTAGGAAACTTCAGCTACTGAAGAGCATGCTAATAATAATACTGTCCATTTAACGGGAAAAGGCGGGTGGCATGTCACAATGGTTTGCTTATTCCATATATTATACTGATGAAATAAGTTAAGTGTCTGCATGTTATAATCTCAAAAAATTTGCAATGTTACATTGAGTGAAGTTTTCTGGAAAAGGCCTTTAGTTGGAACAGCAGGTGGTAGCATCCACCTCAAAGGTCAGAACACTCGCAAAATCCCTTAATATTATCACTTTCTACTTCACATAGAGGACTTTTGGTGCAAGTGAATCAAAGTCAGGAAGAAAACTATTAGGAGACGCAATGAATCTGAAATCTTAGCTCCTGCGTCTGCTACACATAATCTAAACTATATGTAAATTAAGATGCAGCCTCTCTAATGTTGCCAACGAATTGattcaggttttttttttttccacatgtGCTACTGTGCATCCCATAATCAACAAATCACACTGGCTTCTTGATTAAAATAGGGCTCTTTTAATCATTGTACAGTTAATAGAAAAAATTGAAGTATTAGTAGCACCACTACAGGTAAACAATGCTGAGATGGATGTCTAGAATTTTTATGGAAGATCTGCTCTATTCTGCAGCTTTTAGTCACAATTGAATGGCATGGTCCATAACCATAGGGTCAGGGATGGTCGGGTTGGGGCAATGCACCTTTGGACATGTGACACGTCTTGCAGTTCTGGCTAAAGTGCTAACATGAAACATCTTTTCTAGGAAACAACAAACAATAAATGTTTGCATTTTTAAACAATTAGGGGTAGTTGCTATTGGTCAACAAATGAGGGAAACCTGTCAATCTAGCTAATCTCAAATAGTTGGTATATATATCACAGCTTGTTCTGGTTATAACATACAAGTCCAATAAGTACACTATTTTGATCCcagttaaaattaaaataaaatgacagctttgaattcaatctctttctaTTCACCGAAAACAAGCAACCCTGTTAATCTTAACAATCTGAAAATCACCATAAGAATGATACAGAAGTTAAAGAAAATTGACAAGTAAACTAAGTGAAGCTTGAGAGTAAAAAAAAGAACTGCTATAACTTTGGTGCCACAGATTTCTTTAAAAACCTAAGTGCAAAAGGTCTATTTATCAGGCAATGAAGTAAGCACACTGTTTAATCACAACTACTTTAAACATAAAATTATAGTTTCAGCAAACAATGCaacatataaatcataaatgGTCTGTCGATAGCCGCCAAGCAACATTCAAAGAAGGGAGGGATCCTCGCAATGAGGTCCACATATGCAACTTAATAAGAAATTGTTAAGCTCGGCAACAAACTTGCCTCAGTTGGGACCTCTCTTTTATCATCCAAGTCACATTTATTTCCCGCAAGAGCAGTCACCAGATTGGGAGAACCTACAGTACAGTATCCACATTAGCATGAACATCATCAGTCAATCAACTAGCAAAGATCAACCTGTTCCAGCTCTAAATGACCTTGTTTTTGTAGCTCTTGCACCCATTTCTTAGCCTTCTCAAATGATTCCTAAACTCAAAAGAGAGAAATTGAAGTCAAGAAAACCAGGAAGGAAACAGAAAGTAAAGGATGAAATAAGATTTTTAACCATCCAAGTCCCCTGACACAATGAGATAAAAGTTTGCCACTGGATGAAACTGGGATTAAGACGGAACACACCATTCTGGAGATATCATACACAATAATCGCAGCAGCTGCTCCTCTGTAATACATCGGCGCCAGGCTGTGGTACCTCTCCTGCCCGGCCGTGTCCCAAATCTCAAGCTTCACTGTGGCGTCGCTCACCGCCAGTGTCTGCGAGAAAAAGGCCGCTCCGATCGTGGACTCCTGCAATCGGTCCAATAACAACGGCCTAACTTTCAACCCCGAATCGTTCAAAAAACCAAATCAACTTCGAAGAAGAGGAAACAATAAAAGCAAAAAGGGCAAATTCGGAGCAACGAGGACCTGGAATTCGAGGAACTGGCCCTTGACGAAACGAAGAACGAGGCTGGACTTCCCGGCGCCCATGTCGCCCAACAAGACCTAGGGTTGGAAAAAGATCCGGGTTTTCGATCGGAGAAAAGGATATAGATTAAGGGGAAATAGGAGAGTCGACTCACGAGCTTGGCGTTGATGCTATTGCTACCGATCGTCGCCATGGTTTCCGTTCCAGGATAACGAAGATTCCGATTGAGTCGAGGAAAGTCTCTGCCGACTCTGATAGACTTGGATGGAGAATGGAAGACGAACCTGCGAGAGGACAGAGAAGGAGGGGGTCGGTTGCTTCGGCATTTGACTAATTACCTGTCGCCTGCTTCGCGAGCGATGTATTAAGTCCAGCCAGGTAAGCAGATCGTCACTCGACTGTCTCTATCCGACAGGATTCATCTTCTTTTCAACTAGAAGACGCTCTCCATCGCAGACAGGGTGGACCCCGTCGACACGCCATGTGGGCATAAAAAGAAGGGAACCAATAATGTTCCGCAATCATCGTGCTGCCACAGGGAGTGTTATACATCAAGGGATGCAGCGGATCCGCAGAGTGGTATGCTGTCGCTCTCCGCTGTTGCGGGTTATATATTGTGCATAGAACCCAAAACTTTCAACTGCCACCACGTCAGCTGGCAAACTAATCATACGTGGAAGGGTTCCTGCGAATGACAGAGTAACTCTCCTCCATAATCAAAGCGTGAAGTGTTGAAAGCGATTATTATTTGAACGGCCATAAGGAGCGACGAGAAATGGGTTCCAAACTGatagatgtatttttttttaaagatagatTATGGCatcggtcatcatcatcatcatcattcaatgctttttgaataataaaatatttcataaatcaa
Above is a genomic segment from Musa acuminata AAA Group cultivar baxijiao chromosome BXJ3-4, Cavendish_Baxijiao_AAA, whole genome shotgun sequence containing:
- the LOC135635419 gene encoding ras-related protein Rab5-like; translation: MATIGSNSINAKLVLLGDMGAGKSSLVLRFVKGQFLEFQESTIGAAFFSQTLAVSDATVKLEIWDTAGQERYHSLAPMYYRGAAAAIIVYDISRMESFEKAKKWVQELQKQGSPNLVTALAGNKCDLDDKREVPTEEARTYAEENGLLFMETSAKTAINVNDIFYEIAKRLPRAQPAQQPAGMVLADRPTQRSQTSACCS